The sequence CACCGttttgggggggaacaaGAGCATCATCGTGGCGGCGTTTTTTTCCAAGGGGGGGGACTTTATCTTTAGTGTGAACAAGTCGGGCCTCATTTTGGTCTGGTCGTACGAGGGGGTCAGCGAAGCGGCAGGTGAAGCAGTCAGCGAAGAGGTGGATGAAACGGTCGGCGAGGTGATCAGCGAAGTGACAGACGAACCGTCTGAAGAGCAGTCATCTACATTGCCCGTCCCCCAAAAGGCATTCTTGCGCAGGTGGCGGCAGAAGAAGGTCTACTTCTGCAACCAGGAGAAGAACGAAGAGGTGACGAGCGTATGTTTCAACCGGGAGCACTGTCTGGTGGTGATCGCCTACTCAAGTGGGCGCTTTGGAATCTACAACGCACCAGACATGACCTCCCTCTACACGATAAGCATAAACGCCTGCACAATAGACGACATTACAATAAGTAACGATGGGCAGTGGATAGCCCTTGCGGAGGCCAACAACGGTACGGTCATAGTATGGGAATGGAAAAGCGAAAGTTATATTCTGAAGCAAAGTACCACTAGTAGGAATGTCATGTGTGTGAAATTTTCACCCATTATTAGTCACCTCAAGATAGGAAGTCACATCGTAGAAACAGCAAATGCCTACCATGAGAGTGAAAACTTTACCAGTAAATTTGTTATAGTCACAGGGAGTGAAGACGGGACTGTTCGGTTGTACGATTACGTGAGTTATATGAACTTTGTTACGTTCTCTGTTCACACAGATGCAGTGACTGATGTGTGTTTCCTTCCACAGGGGAATGCGTTCGTGTCGTGTTCGCTGGACGGAACAGTGCGTGCGTTCGACTTGTTGCGGTATCGGAACTTTAAGGTGTATACGGCGTGTGGTCTGGAGGAGGATGTCACAAGTGGTAGTGCTGCCTCAGCACAATTGCAGGTGCAGTTCCTCTGTGTGAGTGTGAACCTAAGTGGGAACATCGTGGCTGCGGGGGGTAGAGGCACCGAATATGTAGTCTACATATGGAACGTGCAGACAGCCAAGTGTATCGATAAGCTATACGGGCACAACTCCCCAATCATTAAGGTTTGCTTCAGCACTAGTCTGAAGAATGAAGGCGTAATAGCAAGCTGCTCCTGGAGCAAGAAAGTGTTAGTTTGGGATTTATACGCACGAAGGAACAAGGGAAGTAAGTTCGACGAGATGATAAATTCGCACGACGTTTCGTATATGTGTTTTGATCCCAGAGGAAATGACATACTAGCTATATGCACCATGAGTTGTAAGATCCTTTTCTGGGATGTGAATTCGCAAGAAATAATTGGCACGGTGGAAGGAGCGAGGGACATTAAGAGGGGCCGTTTCATAGGACAGCAATATGCATCCATTCCGATGGTGAAGAAGCGGAAGAAAATTCTAAATGGTAGTCACAACGGGAATGCAAAAGAGGATGACCCTGTGTATGAAGACGAATTAGAAGATGATGGGATCAACTCAGTGGTGAACCAGAACTGCTACTTCACTGCAGTGGATTATATACAAAACGGGAACTACCTAATTGGTTGCGCTAATTGTAGCGTCTCCTTATACATCTACGATACGAACCTGTATGTACTGATGAGGATAATAGATTTGACAACAAACTTTTGCGTGGATGGGATCAGGAGGGAAATTTCAAGAAGGTACCTCACTCCGAACGGGACAAACATTTGTGAGTTCGACCTCAGTGATGAGGAGGGGGATATCTACACAGACAAGTACAGGGTCGTtaataggaagaaaaagaacaacatgCTTCCTGGAAGTATGGAAGAACATTGGATGGttaacaaatttaagaaACACAAACTTACGTTGAATCGGTTGAGCATCTCGGGTGATGACAGACACGTAGCCGTTGCGTCTAGTGGTGGTCTTTACGTTTTTACAAAGGACCACCAGTTTCAATACGTCGTTCCGGTGCGGTTGTCTGGAAAGAACATAACTTCGGTGGGAAACGTTACCTACAGTGGGTACCGTGGACTGGTGGCCCCCCTACTGTACCAACCGCAGTACCTAACAGAGCATGTGAATGTGCGTAATTTAAAAATCGCCGTGAGGAAGAATGAATACGTGAAGGCCTTCCTCCTATGTCTAGCCCTAAATAGCTACGAACACATGGTGGAGGTGTATGAGAAGACCCCCTACCACGTGGTGCCCCTGTGTGTGAAAATCCTAACCAAGCCGTTTGTCTTTTTACtcattaattttattaaggTGTTGCTTCTTAACGATACGATGAAGCATATCCACCTGCACTTGTGTTATTTGaatgccatttttaccaGTCACTTTAGCGTTTTCGTGAATACCGAATTGGGGGGACAGTCTTCCCGGGGAGGAAGCACTAAGCAGCAGCAGGGCGGTGGAGCTAGGGCAGCTTCTCCCCACGGGGTTGAAGATTACAGGAACGCGTTGCTCCTCATCCTGAAGCAGCTCTTCACGGTGTACAACGGGCTGCAGCACCTCTACGGGGATAACACCCACGTGCTGCGTTACCTCTGCGCGCAGGGGGTGTAATTTTTCACGTGTTCCCAACATGGGTGAAAAGACCTTTCGCACATGTGCACTTGTTGCATGACAGCCTTTtgtaacatatattttgtttttcccgtTTGACCTCCCcctgcaaaagggggaaactctttttttttttatgaacaggtaataatttttttttttttttttccagctagCTTTAAAATGGCTAAGAAATAGTTAAAAagggtcctttttttctgaacaggcaataatttttttttttttttccctccggTGGGGAAGAAACTTCCCCTGCGGTAGGTGCGTGTCTCTCAGTTAACAATTCC is a genomic window of Plasmodium coatneyi strain Hackeri chromosome 1, complete sequence containing:
- a CDS encoding Wd-repeat protein p103, with the protein product MLNYTLSNICGCVYTGGKIRFSGDGNSLFVPVNNRINVYDLNNNKCNTLRSESKNDLRHIVIHPDMEIAITIDKFEYGCIINLLKDQIISRILFKSKTGIVTSFNYENMFSPQEEQDSVNCALFTHKGEYFLLGIGRRVVIWKSPNRKNNYRLVKYNDICYHSLNVTWIDVSEDDRFFLTCSYDLTIRIHTVEKRRKVRPTVLGGNKSIIVAAFFSKGGDFIFSVNKSGLILVWSYEGVSEAAGEAVSEEVDETVGEVISEVTDEPSEEQSSTLPVPQKAFLRRWRQKKVYFCNQEKNEEVTSVCFNREHCLVVIAYSSGRFGIYNAPDMTSLYTISINACTIDDITISNDGQWIALAEANNGTVIVWEWKSESYILKQSTTSRNVMCVKFSPIISHLKIGSHIVETANAYHESENFTSKFVIVTGSEDGTVRLYDYVSYMNFVTFSVHTDAVTDVCFLPQGNAFVSCSLDGTVRAFDLLRYRNFKVYTACGLEEDVTSGSAASAQLQVQFLCVSVNLSGNIVAAGGRGTEYVVYIWNVQTAKCIDKLYGHNSPIIKVCFSTSLKNEGVIASCSWSKKVLVWDLYARRNKGSKFDEMINSHDVSYMCFDPRGNDILAICTMSCKILFWDVNSQEIIGTVEGARDIKRGRFIGQQYASIPMVKKRKKILNGSHNGNAKEDDPVYEDELEDDGINSVVNQNCYFTAVDYIQNGNYLIGCANCSVSLYIYDTNLYVLMRIIDLTTNFCVDGIRREISRRYLTPNGTNICEFDLSDEEGDIYTDKYRVVNRKKKNNMLPGSMEEHWMVNKFKKHKLTLNRLSISGDDRHVAVASSGGLYVFTKDHQFQYVVPVRLSGKNITSVGNVTYSGYRGLVAPLLYQPQYLTEHVNVRNLKIAVRKNEYVKAFLLCLALNSYEHMVEVYEKTPYHVVPLCVKILTKPFVFLLINFIKVLLLNDTMKHIHLHLCYLNAIFTSHFSVFVNTELGGQSSRGGSTKQQQGGGARAASPHGVEDYRNALLLILKQLFTVYNGLQHLYGDNTHVLRYLCAQGV